A part of Bacteroidales bacterium genomic DNA contains:
- a CDS encoding toll/interleukin-1 receptor domain-containing protein, which produces TGIHGANFVGAIISPNSINSAWVKKELEIAMTHEKYLNKTKVIAIICEKCELPEFLQNRLNVDFTDSLKFQFAFEKLITAIIEKAPPVLFSAREALIELKGKTRGVGNLVGISQQGINQQYINLNNRGNWNSADAKTGRSRTWIAEYFNYNTLKYNSFGFCDGQITEYPILTVPKEHSQKIQVVNFVVIDSVDYKQSY; this is translated from the coding sequence AAACAGGTATTCATGGGGCAAATTTTGTAGGCGCCATCATTTCTCCAAATTCCATTAATTCTGCATGGGTCAAAAAGGAACTTGAAATCGCAATGACGCATGAAAAGTATCTTAATAAAACTAAAGTAATTGCAATAATCTGTGAAAAGTGTGAATTGCCAGAGTTTTTACAAAATCGATTAAATGTAGATTTTACAGACTCTCTAAAATTTCAGTTTGCATTTGAGAAATTAATAACAGCAATTATTGAAAAAGCTCCTCCAGTGTTATTTTCAGCTAGAGAAGCCCTTATCGAATTAAAAGGTAAAACAAGAGGAGTCGGAAATCTTGTTGGGATTAGCCAGCAAGGAATTAACCAACAATATATTAACTTAAATAATCGTGGTAACTGGAATTCTGCAGACGCAAAAACTGGAAGAAGCAGAACCTGGATTGCAGAATATTTTAATTATAATACTCTCAAATATAATTCTTTTGGTTTTTGTGACGGTCAAATTACTGAATATCCAATTTTAACTGTTCCAAAAGAACATTCCCAAAAGATTCAAGTAGTAAATTTTGTTGTTATTGATTCAGTAGATTATAAACAAAGCTATTAA